GCACACCCAGGTCGATCCCGTACGCCCGTACGTGTTCATGACTCCACCGACCGGGCGGCTGGTCGCCGCGCAGCTGCTGAGGTATTTCCGTGAACACGGCCTGTCCAGAGTCGCTGTGGTCTTCGATTCCGACAGCGTGTTCAACCGCGAGGCATGGGCGACTCAGGCCACCATGCTGAGTGAGTTCGGAATCGAGGTTGTCACAGTCGAATCCGTCAAGGTCGACACTCGGGACTTCGGCCCGACTGTGGCGGCGATCGCCCACAGTGGCGCACAGGCCCTGATGGCGTGGGTCACCGGACCACCGGCGACCGGATTGGCACTCGCGTTTCGCTCAGCGGGCCTGAGCATTCCGATGGTCGCCGGAATCGGTGCCGCCAGCCCGGCTTTCGTGGACGAGGTCGGCCCCCGTCGGCGATCCGCGCCGTGATCGCCGACCTGACCGAACCGTTCGAGCGCAGTCACGGTGCGCCACCGTCACAATTCGCGGTGGATGGGTACACCGCCGTCACACTGATCGCGGCAGCCCTCGGCGCGGCAGGCGACGACGCTCCTCAAGCCGTCCAGCAGGCGATGGAATCCCTGATCTGCCTCACCCCGGAGGGTGAATATCACTTCACGCCCACCGATCATTCCGGACTCAGAACCCACGACGTGGCCGTCGCCGTCATCCGAGACGGCCGGTTTCGTCTGACCCCATGGTCCTACGCGGAACTGCGCCGACACCTGAAGTAAGGCCTGCCCGGCTCAGTTGGTCGCGGATGACCTCGGGCCGGGTGCTGATCGCGCCGATATAGCCGTCGGGACGCACCAACACGTAGGAGCCGACGGATACGTCGTAGGCGGCACCCGGAGCGAGCCGCACCTGCGGGACCCCGAAATCGTCTGGCTCGGTGTCGAATTGCAGCACGGTCCAGTGCGGGCCGCGAAACACGTCGAACAACCGACGGCCATCGGGCAACAGACCGTCGGGTGCCCGGTCGCCGGGTTGCAACCCGTCGAGGCACGCATCACCGGCCGCCAGTGGACCGCCCCGGTAGCTGATGTCCAACTGGTGGATCGCGGCCGGCGCCGGCCCGGTCCCGCCGAACCCCTGGCGATGTAGCGCACCGCTGAGTTGCAGTACCTCGGCGGCAACGGGCAGGCGTTCGGCCTCATAGCTGTCCAGCAGCTCAGCCAGCGCTCCGCCCAGGACCGCGGGTCAGTTTCCAGCCGAGGTTGTAGGCGTCCTGCACCCCGGTGTTGACGCCCTGCCCTCCGGCGGGTGAGTGCACGTGGGCGGCATCGCCGGCGAGGAACACCCTGCCGATCCGGAATTGCTGCGCCAACAGGAGATTCACCCGGTACAGCGAGATCCACCGCAGGTCCGACAGGATCACGTCGCGACGGCCCGATCGCTGCGCGAGCTCCGACTGCATACCCTCGAGGGTCAGTGCGGGCGGGTCCTCCCCCGGCGCCATGGTGACCACCAGCTGGTAATGGTCACTGCCGGGGAGGTTCCACAGCGAGAACCGCCGGGACTGATCGCCATCACGGGTCAACAGATGACAGCACCGGCCGTCGAGTCCGCTGACCCGCACGTCACCGACGATGATGCGTTCCGCAGTGAGCGCGCCGCCGACGAACTCCACACCCGACACCTTGCGTACCGTGCTGCGGCCACCGTCGGCGCCGACCAGGTAATCGGCGCGGATCCGTCCGCGGTTGGTGTCCACCGTGACGCCATCGTCGTCCTGCGTGAAACCGGTTACCTCGGTGCCGAATTCGATCGTGCCACCGAGCTCGGCGAATCGGGCGGCCAGGATCTGGTCGGTGCGCCATTGCGGGATCAGCCAGGTGTACGGATACGGCACCGCCGGCGTCGGTTCCAACTCGGGCAGCCCGAGCAGTTCGTAGACCGGCTTCTCCCACACCACCTCGGCGCCGCGGTACAGCCGCATGGGCGGAAAGGACTCACCGGCGGCCAGCACCGCACCGATCACCCCGAGGTCGTCGAACACCTCCAATGTCCGGGGCTGCAGCCCCTTGCCGCGCGAGCCGGGAAACAACGTCGCCGCCTTGTCCAGCACCCGGGTCGGCACACCTCGACGAGCCAATTCGATGGCCAGGGTGAGCCCGGTCGGCCCGGCGCCGGCGATCACGACCGTCATCGACCGGCACGTCCGAGCAGCACCAGCAGCACCTCGTCGACCAACCGGGTACTGAACGCCGCGTCGACCGGCAGGTCCAGATGCATCTGGCGCAGGATCATCGCCTCGGCAACATCGTGAATGAGCTCGGCGTCGGAGTCGGCGGTGATGTCTCCCCGGTCGATGGCCCGTTGCAGCGCATCGTGGAACGGCGAGAGCTCTTCTTTGGCCAGGTGCTCGCGGATGGCCTCGGCCAGTTGTGCGTCGTGCCGCATCAGTGCCGCGAGCTCCGCGGTCACCCGCGTCAGCGGGGCGGCCACGTCCGCGGCGACCGCGTCCATGACGGCGAACAGGTCGCTGCGCAGCTGCCCGGTGTCCGGCACGGCGGCATTGCGGGTGGCATCCGCCGCGTCCAGCGTGGCGCGCACCAGCTGGGCCTTGTTCGGCCACCGGCGGTAGATGGTGGCCTTGCTGGCGCCTGCCCGGGCGGCGACGGCGTCCATCGTCAGCGCCTGGTATCCCCCCTCCGCCAGCAGTTCGGCCGTCGCGGCCAACACCGCCTTTTCACGTTCCATGCCACGAACCATGGTCGAAGAGTACGAAACCGTTTCGTACTCTTCAAATCAATATCCTGGTCGGGGGGCAAAACTGCAACACGTTTCAGTTCTGCAGTCTTGATCGTTTAGGCTGGCCGCGTGCCAGCAGCATCTTCGCAACCCGCGATCGACGGGTGGTTCGCCACCGACGACGCCGGTGCCACCCACCTGATCGGCGGTAAGTGCACCCAGTGCGCCACCTACGTGTTCCCGCCGCGCGAGAACAACTGCCCCAACCCGGCCTGCGACAGCGACACCCTTGACCTGGTTCCGCTGTCCCGCCGCGGGAAGGTGTGGAGCTACACCGAGAACCGGTACCTCCCGCCGTCGCCGTACCCCAAGACCGACCCGTTCGAACCGTTCGCGATCGCCGCGGTGGAACTGGCCGAGGAGGGCCTGATCGTGCTCGGCAAGGTCGTCGAAGGCACCCTCGCCGCCGACCTCAAGGTCGGCATGGAGATGGAGCTGACCACCATGACGCTCTACACCGACGACGAGGGCATCGAGCGCACCACCCACGCCTGGAGGGTTGCGGACGCGAGGAGCAAGGAGGGCACAGCCTGATGAGTCCAGAGCCTTTGTACATCCTCGGCGCCGGTATGCATCCCTGGGGCAAATGGGGACGCGACTTCACCGAGTACGGCGTCGTCGCCGCCCGCGCCGCCCTGGCCGAGGCCGGGCTGAACGCGCAGCAGATCCAGTTCATCGCCGGCGCGGACACCATCCGCAACGGCTACCCCGGCTTCATCGCCGGGTCGACGTTCGCCCAGAAACTCGGCTGGAACGGCGTACCGGTCTCGTCGTCCTACGCGGCGTGTGCGTCGGGTTCCCAGGCACTGCAGAGCGCCCGCGCCCAGATCCTGGCCGGTTTCTGCGATGTCGCGCTGGTGATCGGCGCCGACACCACACCCAAGGGCGCGTTCGCGCCCGTCGGCGGCGAGCGTAAGAACGATCCGGACTGGCAGCGCTTCCACCTGCTCGGCGCGATGAACCCGGTCTACTTCGCCCTGCTGGCCCGGCGCCGGATGGATCTCTACGGCGCGACCGCCGAGGACTTCGCCCAGGTGAAGGTGAAGAACTCCCGGCACGGCCTGCAGAACCCGAATGCGCGCTACCGCAAGGAATCCGCGATCGAGGACGTTCTGGCCAGCCCGGTGGTCTCCGACCCACTGCGCCAGCTCGACATCTGCGCCACCTCCGACGGCGCGGCTGCGCTGATCGTGGCGAGCGCAGACTTCGCCCGCAAGCACCTCGGCTCACTCGAAGGTGTGCCGTCGGTCCGAGCCATCTCGACCGTGACCCCGCGCTACCCGCAGCACCTGCCCGAATTGCCCGACATCGCAACGGATTCCACCGCTGTCGTGCCGGCGCCGGAGCGGGTGTTCAAGGACCAGATTCTCGACGCGGCCTACGCCGAAGCGGGCATCGGCCCCGAGGACGTCAGCCTGGCCGAGGTCTACGACCTGTCCACCGCGCTCGAGCTGGACTGGTACGAGCACCTGGGCCTGTGCGCCAAGGGTGAAGGCGAGCAACTGCTGCGGTCTGGCGCCACCACCATCGGTGGCCGCGTCCCGGTCAACCCGTCGGGCGGCCTGGCCTGCTTCGGTGAGGCCATCCCGGCCCAGGCCATCGCGCAGGTGTGCGAGTTGACCTGGCAGCTCAAGGGTCAGGCCACCGGCCGGCAGGTCGAGGGTGCGAAGGTTGGCGTGACCGCCAACCAGGGCTTGTTCGGCCACGGTTCCTCGGTGATCGTCGCCCGGTAGAAAATGACGGTGTGAGCGAAACCGTCGTCGTCCGCGTCAAGCCCGGCAGCCGCAAAGGCCCGCTGGTTGAGGTCGACGACGACGGAGCGCTCACCATCTACGTTCAAGAGCGTGCCGTCGACGGCAAGGCCAATGACGCCGTCACCAAACTGCTGGCCCAACATCTGGGTGTGCCGCGCAGTCGCGTGGAGTTGATCTCCGGAGCGACTGCGCGGCTCAAGCGTTTTCGGGTCAGCTGATGTTGCGGTTCCACTCCAGCCAGCCGACACCGGAGCGTCCGTCGGCGGTACGCACCTTCGCCCAGGCGCGAGGGAACTGGCTGACGCGGCCGTCGGGCGCCACGAGCAAAACCGGTCCATGCCCCTGAATGTCGACCGTCGCTTCGATGTCACCGGGTTGAAGCCTCAGCGTCGTCGACACCGGCAGGTCGTCGGATCCGAGCGAGTAGTCGGCGGTCACCGACTGCAATTCGACGAGCGGTTCATCCGCGCGCTGCGAATAGCCGATGCCGATCGGTGGCATCCCCGGGATCCGGATGTCCACACCGTGCAAATGGCTTCCGTCGTCGAGGTGGATGGCGCTCCACACCCAGTTCATCGACCACCAGTCCCGCACACCCCACGAGTGGTCGCGCTGGCCCGCAACGGCATCGACGGTATGGGTCTGATCGCCGATGATCACCGTCCCCGACACCGTGCACGGGATCTCGTAACGCGGGGTGATCCGGTACTGGTACGGAACGCCCGCGGTGCGCCACGTCAGGTCCAGTGTCACCGAGACGGCCTCTCCGGACTCGCCACGCAGCAAGGCCGACGGATCATCGAAAGCCTGGCCGGTGCCCGTGGCGGTCAGGCGGTAGATCTCGAGCGGTTCGTCCGGGTGCAGGTTCAACTCGACGCCCTCACCCTTGACCGACGTAGGATCACCCGGCGGAGCGTGAAAGTCGTTGAGCGCCACGGTCGGCATCCCCGGGCCGCAGAACAGCACATTGATCCAGGCGGTGTCCTGGTTGGGCATCAGCCCCAGCCGGACCCAGCCGCCCACCCCCGCCTCGGTGTCGACGAAGTCGAAGTACCAGCTCTCGTTCCACAGCTCTTCGGCGGTGGGTGTATGCGCGAACTCGTCCTCGGCCGCGGGCACCAGCGGTTCCGGAAGCGCCGGCGGCGCAAGCACATCCAGCGCGTTGGTATCCAGGACGTGGCTGCAGTGCCGGTCGAGCATGGTCATGAACATCTGGTCGCCGCGTTCGGTGCGTTCCACCAGCATCGAGGAGACGATCGCCATCATCACGCCGAAGAAACTCTGCCGGCGCACCCCCTCGCGCATCTGCCCGAGTGTCAACACCGAGTCCGGTCCGAGGGCCCGGTGATAGGCGGTCAGTAACTCGTCGTAGTGGGCACGGCGCTGCTCGACGGGCAGAGCGCAGCCGATGAAATAGGCGACGTCGGTGAACGCCGGCCCCCGGGTGACCGTCTGCCAGTCGACCACCGTCAATGCGCGGTCCGCGCCCGGGCCGCCGAACAGCATGTTGTCGAGTCGGTAGTCGCCATGTACGAGACCGTGCGGCCGCTGCGGCGCGCCTTCGTCGGCGAGGTAGGCATCGAAGCTCTCGACGAGACGCTCGCACACCTGCCGCTGCTCCGGCGTGATCAGCTCCGCATAGCGGTCGACGAACGCTGCGTAGAGGCCGCTGATGAGGGCCTGGTTGACCGGCGCCTCCCGGTTGAGCCATTCGGCTCGGTCCAAGGCCTCGGCGCCCGCCTTCGATCCGTGGATGCGCCCCAGCTCGGTGAGCGCCACTGCGGCCTGTTCGGCTGTGGCACCGCGGATCTCATCACCGACCACAGCGGGCACGGCATCACCGAGCAACAAGTCGAAAGCGCCGGTCTCCGTGTCGATCGCGGCGTGGTAGCAGGGCGCCACCGGCCCGGGTGCCAGAGCAGGAGCGATGTCCGCATAGAACCGGACCTCGCGCTCGTAGAGGCCCAACGCCAGTCCGGTCTGTCGGCTGCTGGGGTCGGTGGCGGCCACCTTGAGCACCACCGACGCCGGCCCGCCGGCCTGCTCGGCCGGACCCGCCGCATACTCCAGGGACACGCGGTAGCACTCGCTCATCTGGCCCGTTCCGATCCGCTCGAAACTGAATCCGCTGACCTGGCCGGCGCCCAGGGCGGCGGTCAGCCAGTCACAGGTCAGGTCTTCGGGGCGGTCGAGTACGGCGGTCCGAGTCGGTTGCACACAGGCAACCTAGCAGTGTTCCGCATCACACATGACAGGTGTCAACTAATGATGCGCTGCCGTGGCATGGCCGTGTGCGCAAGCGCCCGGTGGGGTGGCCGGGACGTCCAGCGCGGGATTCCGATCGAAGAACCCGAACGGCTTGAGCCAGAACGACACCACGTCCACCGGCATCACCGGCCAGTCCTCGGGCCGGGTGATGTGGTGGATGCCGAATACGTACCACAGCACCACATCGGTGTTGTCGATCGACCTGTCGGCCTTGGTCCACTCACCCAGCCCGGTATCGGTCACCGACTGGTTGACGAACTCCCCCGCCGGCCAGCGTTCATCGGCCCGGTTGGGTGTCACCCACAGCGTGTGGGCGATGACATTGGCACGTTGAATCACCGGCGACGACGGATCGAACATCGCCGGAATGGCCCCGGTGGGTACGAGCTTGTAGGACGGGTGCGTACCGAGGCCGTTGACGACGTTGGTGTTGACCACCTTCCACGCCCGCTGGGTGGCGAAGTTGACGTCCTGCTTGCCCTCCAGCTCGGTGCGCAGCGCCTGATTGTGCACCACCAGTGACAGGCCGTACGGATTGTCCGGACCGATGGGCTCGGCGTACGACTCGGTCATGTAAACCGTGTTGTCTGTGCCATCGACGTCGAGGTCCAGCCGGGCGATCAGGAAGTGCTGATGAAACGGTGCATACGTACGCTCGTCGACCAGCGTGCCGTTCTTCGGTGTGGGCCCTGCCGGGAACGGTGTGGTGACCATGATCCCGGTGGCGCGCACCTCGCACTCGATGTTGCCGTCCTGGTAGAGACGCCAGTACACCAGGTACTCATAGTTGGCCACCGTGACGTGGAACGACAGGGTGAGCCTGCGCATACGGCGCACTTCTGCACCCGCGTCGTGATCGACGTGCTTCCACAGCACGGCGTTGTCTTCCTCATGGATGCAGATCGCGTTGTTGATCGTGTACGGCTCACCGGCGCTGTTGTGCAACACCGCGTCCAGATAACGGATCTCACCGAGACAATCGCAGCCGAGCTCAAGTGAGGTGGTCATGAAGCCCAGGCCCCACTCACCGATGTCGAACGCCGTCCGACGGTAGTGGTCAACCGAGGAATCCCGGTACGGGACCACCATTTCGGCGAACGACATCCGATGTGCCACTGAGCGGTTCACGTCACCGTCGCGGTACCGCACGGTGTGCAGCGTCATCCCTTCGCGATGGTTGAACCCGACCCGCAGCGACCAGTTCTGCCACTGCAGCAGGTTGCC
The window above is part of the Mycolicibacterium fortuitum subsp. fortuitum genome. Proteins encoded here:
- a CDS encoding lipid-transfer protein, whose amino-acid sequence is MSPEPLYILGAGMHPWGKWGRDFTEYGVVAARAALAEAGLNAQQIQFIAGADTIRNGYPGFIAGSTFAQKLGWNGVPVSSSYAACASGSQALQSARAQILAGFCDVALVIGADTTPKGAFAPVGGERKNDPDWQRFHLLGAMNPVYFALLARRRMDLYGATAEDFAQVKVKNSRHGLQNPNARYRKESAIEDVLASPVVSDPLRQLDICATSDGAAALIVASADFARKHLGSLEGVPSVRAISTVTPRYPQHLPELPDIATDSTAVVPAPERVFKDQILDAAYAEAGIGPEDVSLAEVYDLSTALELDWYEHLGLCAKGEGEQLLRSGATTIGGRVPVNPSGGLACFGEAIPAQAIAQVCELTWQLKGQATGRQVEGAKVGVTANQGLFGHGSSVIVAR
- a CDS encoding ABC transporter substrate-binding protein gives rise to the protein MPSPRPIVIGQVTSLTGPNYMGLENRDGAQLAVRQLNDRGGLLGRRVELRVEDDASLPTGAVDGYHRLADREVTAVVGTSFSNASLAVLPHTDDRKVVYVSTGAAHTQVDPVRPYVFMTPPTGRLVAAQLLRYFREHGLSRVAVVFDSDSVFNREAWATQATMLSEFGIEVVTVESVKVDTRDFGPTVAAIAHSGAQALMAWVTGPPATGLALAFRSAGLSIPMVAGIGAASPAFVDEVGPRRRSAP
- a CDS encoding DUF167 domain-containing protein, with translation MSETVVVRVKPGSRKGPLVEVDDDGALTIYVQERAVDGKANDAVTKLLAQHLGVPRSRVELISGATARLKRFRVS
- a CDS encoding TetR/AcrR family transcriptional regulator, producing MEREKAVLAATAELLAEGGYQALTMDAVAARAGASKATIYRRWPNKAQLVRATLDAADATRNAAVPDTGQLRSDLFAVMDAVAADVAAPLTRVTAELAALMRHDAQLAEAIREHLAKEELSPFHDALQRAIDRGDITADSDAELIHDVAEAMILRQMHLDLPVDAAFSTRLVDEVLLVLLGRAGR
- a CDS encoding phosphotransferase encodes the protein MQPTRTAVLDRPEDLTCDWLTAALGAGQVSGFSFERIGTGQMSECYRVSLEYAAGPAEQAGGPASVVLKVAATDPSSRQTGLALGLYEREVRFYADIAPALAPGPVAPCYHAAIDTETGAFDLLLGDAVPAVVGDEIRGATAEQAAVALTELGRIHGSKAGAEALDRAEWLNREAPVNQALISGLYAAFVDRYAELITPEQRQVCERLVESFDAYLADEGAPQRPHGLVHGDYRLDNMLFGGPGADRALTVVDWQTVTRGPAFTDVAYFIGCALPVEQRRAHYDELLTAYHRALGPDSVLTLGQMREGVRRQSFFGVMMAIVSSMLVERTERGDQMFMTMLDRHCSHVLDTNALDVLAPPALPEPLVPAAEDEFAHTPTAEELWNESWYFDFVDTEAGVGGWVRLGLMPNQDTAWINVLFCGPGMPTVALNDFHAPPGDPTSVKGEGVELNLHPDEPLEIYRLTATGTGQAFDDPSALLRGESGEAVSVTLDLTWRTAGVPYQYRITPRYEIPCTVSGTVIIGDQTHTVDAVAGQRDHSWGVRDWWSMNWVWSAIHLDDGSHLHGVDIRIPGMPPIGIGYSQRADEPLVELQSVTADYSLGSDDLPVSTTLRLQPGDIEATVDIQGHGPVLLVAPDGRVSQFPRAWAKVRTADGRSGVGWLEWNRNIS
- a CDS encoding Zn-ribbon domain-containing OB-fold protein, which gives rise to MPAASSQPAIDGWFATDDAGATHLIGGKCTQCATYVFPPRENNCPNPACDSDTLDLVPLSRRGKVWSYTENRYLPPSPYPKTDPFEPFAIAAVELAEEGLIVLGKVVEGTLAADLKVGMEMELTTMTLYTDDEGIERTTHAWRVADARSKEGTA
- a CDS encoding primary-amine oxidase; its protein translation is MDYPLDPLSADEFRAVAAILRRERGVGAGWRIASVELAEPSKAELADFEGGGATPARKAAVICLDRSANATYKGVVSLTDDRLETFDHVPGVQANFTVDEFTECDEVLRRHPDVIAALARRGITDLDNVFMDTWTYGDAVAPPEYRDRRIGWSDTWYKQAAGANPYAHPISGLHCVIDVNTMEVLRVEDDGSNEKPDVMGEYVPHHIPERIRAASRREPLKPLEITQAQGPSFSLDGNLLQWQNWSLRVGFNHREGMTLHTVRYRDGDVNRSVAHRMSFAEMVVPYRDSSVDHYRRTAFDIGEWGLGFMTTSLELGCDCLGEIRYLDAVLHNSAGEPYTINNAICIHEEDNAVLWKHVDHDAGAEVRRMRRLTLSFHVTVANYEYLVYWRLYQDGNIECEVRATGIMVTTPFPAGPTPKNGTLVDERTYAPFHQHFLIARLDLDVDGTDNTVYMTESYAEPIGPDNPYGLSLVVHNQALRTELEGKQDVNFATQRAWKVVNTNVVNGLGTHPSYKLVPTGAIPAMFDPSSPVIQRANVIAHTLWVTPNRADERWPAGEFVNQSVTDTGLGEWTKADRSIDNTDVVLWYVFGIHHITRPEDWPVMPVDVVSFWLKPFGFFDRNPALDVPATPPGACAHGHATAAHH
- a CDS encoding ABC transporter substrate-binding protein, which translates into the protein MIADLTEPFERSHGAPPSQFAVDGYTAVTLIAAALGAAGDDAPQAVQQAMESLICLTPEGEYHFTPTDHSGLRTHDVAVAVIRDGRFRLTPWSYAELRRHLK